Sequence from the Cellulomonas fimi ATCC 484 genome:
TGTACGTGCAGTTCCGCGGCCCGCACTACGAGACGCCGGCGGAGGTCGCGATGGCGGGCCGGCTCGGCGGGGACCTCGTCGGCATGTCGACGACGCTCGAGGCGATCGCCGCCCGGCACGCCGGGCTCGAGGTGCTCGGCGTCTCCCTGGTGACCAACTTCGGCGCTGGGATCAGCGACCAGCCGCTGTCCCACACCGAGGTGCTCGAGGCGGGTGCGGCGGCCGGCCCGCGCATCAGCGCCCTCCTCGCGGAGGTCGTCCGGCGCGTCTGAGCGGTCCCCCGCAGGCCCCACGGCCCGTGTCCCGGCGCGTCGCTCGCGCGCGGGCACGGGCCGCCGCCGCGCCGGGACCTTCGACGACGCGGTCTCCGCCGCAGGCCAGTACGTTGGCCCCATGACCGACGAGGGGTGGGCCGCGCTCGAGGCACGGGTGCAGGCCTGGATCGACGACGACCCTGACCCGCAGACGGCGGACGAGCTGCGCGGCCTGCTGACGACGGCCCGGACCGGCCCCGAGGGCCTGCTGCCCGGCCACGACCCGGACCCGACGCAGCGACAGGCCATCGACGCGCGGGCGGCCGCCCGCGCGGAGCTCGCCGACCGCTTCCAGGGCCTCCTGCAGTTCGGCACCGCCGGTCTGCGCGGGCGCCTCGCGGGCGGACCGCACCGCATGAACCGTGCGGTCGTGGTCCGCGCCGCCGCGGGCATCGCGGACTTCCTGCTCGGCGAGCTCGACGGCGTCACCCCGCCGCCGCGCGTCGTCGTCGGGTACGACGCCCGGCACAACTCGGCGCAGTTCGCGCTCGACACCGCGGGCGTGCTCACGGCCGTCGGCATCGAGGTGCTCCTGCTGCCCGAGCCGCTGCCGACCCCCGTGCTCGCGTTCTGCGTCCGCCACCTCGACGCCGACGCCGGGATCATGGTGACGGCGTCGCACAACCCGCCGCAGGACAACGGCTACAAGGTCTACCTGGGCGGCCGGGTCGTCACCGACGCCGGTCAGGGCGCACAGATCGTGCCTCCCACCGACACGGCGATCGCCGCCGAGATCGCGCGCGTGCCGTCGGTCGCGTCCGTCCCGCGCGCCGACCACGGCTGGACCGTGCTGGGCCAGGACGTCGTCGACGCCTACGTGCGCACGGTCGTCGGCCTCGCCGACCTCTCGCCCGAGGCCCGCGCCGCCGCGGGCGACCTGCGGATCGTGCTGACGCCGCTGCACGGCGTCGGCGGTCGCGTCGCCCAGCGCGTGCTCGCCGAGGCAGGGTTCACCGACGTCCTCCTCGTGCCCGAGCAGGAGTTCCCCGACCCGGACTTCCCGTCGGTCGCCTTCCCCAACCCCGAGGAGCCCGGCGCGATCGACCTCGCGATCGGCCTGGCCGGGGACGAGCGCGCCGACCTGGTGCTCGCCCTCGACCCGGACGCGGACCGCTGCGCGGTCGCCGTGCAGGACCTGCGCTCGCGCTCGTACCGCGGCCCCGACACCGCCGCCGCCGAGGGCTGGCGCATGCTGCACGGCGACGAGACCGGCGCGCTGCTCGGCGACCTGGCTGCGCGCCGGGCCGCCGCCGCGTCGCGCGACCACGCGGTGCTCGCGAGCTCGATCGTCTCCTCGCGACTGCTCGCCGAGATCGCGCGGCACGCAGGCCTGCAGCACCGGCAGACGCTCACCGGGTTCAAGTGGATCTCCCGCGTCGACGGGCTCGTGTTCGGCTACGAGGAGGCCCTCGGCTACTGCGTCGACCCGGCCCACGTCCGCGACAAGGACGGCATCTCCGCGGCCCTCACGGTCGCCGGGCTCGCCGCGACCCTCAAGGCCCAGGGGCGCTCGCCCGTGGACGCGCTCGACGACCTCGCGCGCGCGCACGGCCTGCACCTCACCGGTCAGGTGTCGGCGCGGTTCGCCGACCTCGCGGACATCGGCGCGACCGTCCAGCGCCTGCGCGCGACCCCGCCGCGCACGCTCGCCGGCGTCCCCGTGACGTCGGTCGTCGACCTCGCCGCCGGGACGGAGGACGACCGTGACGGCCTGCCGCCCACCGACGGCCTGCGGATGTTCACGTCCGACGGCACGCGCGTCATCGTCCGGCCCAGCGGCACCGAGCCGAAGGTGAAGTGCTACCTCGAGGTCGTCGAGCCCGTCGCGGCCGACGCCGACGACGACGCGGTCACGCACGCCCGCCGCTCGGCCCGCGCACGGCTCGACGCGCTCGCCGCCGACGTCCGCACGGTCCTCGGGCTCTAGGCGCCGCGCGACGTCGATCAGTCGCCGGGGATCTCGCCGCCGGGGTAGATGTCGTCGAGCTGGGCACGCATCTCGTCGACGTCGGCCGTCAGCTGCGCGACCGTCCTGTCGTCGCTCGTCCCGAGCAGGTCCGCTCTGAAGGTCTCCAACGTGAGGGCCGCAGACGTCGCCTGCAGCTCGAACGCGATCATGATCGCGTCCCAGTTCTCCGCCAGCGGTCCGTCGACGCCGCCGAGCGTGGGGTCCTCGGCGACCGAGAGCCGGACACGATCACACTCGTCGGCGAGGAACTCCGCGTCGTAGTACGCCTCCGTCGCGACCGAGGTCGCGTGGGGCGTCCCGATCAGCTGCACCGCACCGAGATCCTGGAACGCCGTCTGGAGAGTCGGGTAGGCGTCGTTCGCCGGGTCCCAGTCGGTTGGCGGGAACTGCAGGTCCCAACAGCCCTCGACCGTCGGACGGAAGGCGTTCAGGTCGGCGAGGAGCCGTGAGTACGCGTCACGGCGCTCAGCGCGGATCGCTGCCTCCCGTTCGGTGCGCGTCTGGAGCTCCACCTGACGCAGCGCGTTCTCGCTCGCGAGCCACGACGACGTCAGCGTCACGACCGCGGTGAGCACCGCGACACTCAGCGTCCGCG
This genomic interval carries:
- a CDS encoding phospho-sugar mutase codes for the protein MTDEGWAALEARVQAWIDDDPDPQTADELRGLLTTARTGPEGLLPGHDPDPTQRQAIDARAAARAELADRFQGLLQFGTAGLRGRLAGGPHRMNRAVVVRAAAGIADFLLGELDGVTPPPRVVVGYDARHNSAQFALDTAGVLTAVGIEVLLLPEPLPTPVLAFCVRHLDADAGIMVTASHNPPQDNGYKVYLGGRVVTDAGQGAQIVPPTDTAIAAEIARVPSVASVPRADHGWTVLGQDVVDAYVRTVVGLADLSPEARAAAGDLRIVLTPLHGVGGRVAQRVLAEAGFTDVLLVPEQEFPDPDFPSVAFPNPEEPGAIDLAIGLAGDERADLVLALDPDADRCAVAVQDLRSRSYRGPDTAAAEGWRMLHGDETGALLGDLAARRAAAASRDHAVLASSIVSSRLLAEIARHAGLQHRQTLTGFKWISRVDGLVFGYEEALGYCVDPAHVRDKDGISAALTVAGLAATLKAQGRSPVDALDDLARAHGLHLTGQVSARFADLADIGATVQRLRATPPRTLAGVPVTSVVDLAAGTEDDRDGLPPTDGLRMFTSDGTRVIVRPSGTEPKVKCYLEVVEPVAADADDDAVTHARRSARARLDALAADVRTVLGL